Proteins encoded by one window of Bacteroidota bacterium:
- a CDS encoding SusC/RagA family TonB-linked outer membrane protein, with translation MEKRVTNWRNKKFFLFLVIAFLFSQLGLFAQVPENGGLPSVTGTVVDESGNPLLGATVVVNGTTSACITDAKGHFSVKAGISSVLTVTYVGYKTKEVSVSSFQDLTIVLEESAKALKEVVVVGYGTLQKKQVTSSISSVSGDDLMAGVGGANIGTALQGKISSLVITGNSSPNSGSTFQLRGVASVNAGKTPLIVIDGMPGGDIRQIIQEDILSVDVLKDASAGAIYGTRAAGGVILITTKKAQMNQDGKLRMTYTGEYNVQTVRRRPEVLSADDFLADGRGTDYGSKVDWYNELINKSPYSQKHVFNLNGGNKFTQIYGTFMYNKQNGIAIEDSRTDYAGRFNANFNLLDGWLEIKTHADYRQAKRNDNSPNFKQALFNNPTRSPYDTSSITGYNVWLNESLDYNVLADSKLTTDEGLDKWFMPDATFKVNILSVPGLSVQQSIAYENRQYEHHVYQSRYHRVQLENSTTGTASLSFNKTENLSSEGQVSYIHNFNKHAINALAGYSYFEYNNESFGMSNTDFTNDKVKFWDMGEGTFLAEGQASMSSNKSITQRLVSMYSRVNYSYNDKYVFTGTFRREGSSKFAINNRWGNFWSLSGGWHISQESFLKDIKAISDLKLRIGYGVTGNNNFGADYAATMYGSDVYWLMPNGTWAQSYGATKNINNDLKWEEQHEWNLGLDYAFFDNRLYGKFDIYKRKVVGLIYSVQVSQPPYTKSTMYENIGNMQNTGWEFEIGGDVLKTSKWSYRTSLNLSHNDTKILNLWGNQTYYDYADFPAPGSPGTAIRIQENTKVGSFYMWKFAGFDSNGDFLLYDKDGKAIPASQKTLADKQFVGNFVPKLMLGWSHNLSYKNWDLGVNMRSWIKFDVYNSINMYFGLQNGAAGQNVLKTAYTKFKDVTGQKQLCDYFLEDGTFLKIDAINLAYNLNLKKYTRLFEKARFYVTANNVATFTKYSGQDPEIDVTGLSGGIEWFNGLYPQVRSYTFGVQVTF, from the coding sequence GTGGAAAAAAGAGTTACAAATTGGAGGAATAAAAAATTCTTTTTGTTCCTTGTTATTGCGTTTCTGTTTTCTCAGCTGGGCCTTTTTGCCCAAGTACCTGAGAATGGCGGACTACCCTCTGTAACAGGAACAGTAGTCGATGAATCGGGAAATCCCCTTCTGGGAGCCACGGTTGTGGTAAATGGAACAACCAGTGCCTGTATAACTGATGCTAAGGGGCATTTTTCAGTCAAGGCCGGAATTTCTTCTGTGTTAACGGTTACTTATGTAGGATACAAAACTAAAGAAGTATCCGTATCCAGTTTTCAGGATTTAACCATTGTCCTTGAAGAAAGCGCTAAGGCTTTGAAAGAAGTAGTGGTTGTGGGTTATGGAACCTTGCAAAAAAAGCAGGTAACCAGTTCTATATCTTCTGTATCTGGTGATGACCTGATGGCTGGTGTAGGGGGTGCTAATATTGGCACAGCTTTACAGGGAAAAATCAGCAGTTTGGTCATTACCGGAAATTCCAGTCCTAACTCCGGAAGTACCTTTCAGTTGAGAGGTGTTGCTTCTGTAAATGCAGGAAAAACTCCCTTGATTGTTATTGATGGAATGCCTGGAGGTGATATCCGTCAGATCATTCAGGAAGATATTCTTTCGGTTGATGTATTGAAGGATGCTTCGGCTGGCGCTATTTATGGTACACGGGCTGCCGGCGGTGTCATTCTGATTACTACCAAGAAGGCACAGATGAATCAGGATGGGAAACTGAGGATGACTTATACCGGTGAATATAACGTTCAGACTGTCCGCAGAAGACCTGAAGTTTTATCTGCTGATGACTTTCTTGCAGATGGAAGGGGAACGGATTATGGTTCCAAAGTCGATTGGTACAACGAACTGATCAACAAAAGCCCGTATTCCCAAAAACATGTGTTTAATTTAAATGGAGGTAATAAATTTACTCAGATTTATGGAACCTTCATGTATAATAAGCAAAATGGCATTGCTATTGAAGATTCAAGAACCGATTATGCAGGCCGTTTTAATGCCAACTTCAATTTACTTGATGGATGGTTGGAAATAAAAACTCATGCAGATTACAGACAAGCTAAGAGAAATGATAATTCACCTAATTTCAAACAGGCTTTATTTAACAATCCTACCCGTTCCCCTTATGATACAAGCAGTATTACCGGGTATAATGTTTGGTTGAATGAATCACTGGATTATAATGTATTGGCTGATTCCAAATTGACTACCGACGAAGGTCTTGATAAATGGTTTATGCCTGATGCAACCTTTAAAGTAAATATTTTATCTGTTCCGGGCTTATCCGTTCAACAGTCCATAGCTTATGAAAACAGGCAATATGAACATCATGTATATCAATCCAGGTATCACCGTGTGCAGTTGGAAAATAGTACTACCGGTACTGCATCTTTAAGTTTTAATAAAACTGAGAATTTATCCTCCGAAGGTCAGGTTTCTTACATACATAATTTTAATAAACATGCCATTAATGCATTGGCTGGTTACAGTTATTTTGAATATAATAACGAAAGCTTTGGCATGTCTAATACGGACTTTACAAATGATAAAGTAAAGTTCTGGGATATGGGGGAAGGAACTTTTCTGGCTGAAGGCCAGGCTTCTATGAGCTCGAACAAGTCAATTACCCAACGCCTGGTTTCCATGTATTCCCGTGTAAATTATTCATATAACGACAAATATGTGTTTACCGGAACATTCCGCCGGGAGGGATCCTCAAAATTTGCTATTAACAACCGTTGGGGAAATTTCTGGTCATTATCCGGAGGTTGGCATATTTCTCAAGAATCATTCCTTAAAGATATTAAAGCCATCAGCGATCTGAAACTTCGTATAGGATATGGTGTTACCGGTAATAACAACTTTGGTGCCGATTATGCTGCAACGATGTACGGCTCTGATGTTTATTGGTTAATGCCTAATGGAACATGGGCTCAGAGTTACGGGGCTACCAAGAATATCAATAATGATTTAAAATGGGAAGAGCAGCATGAATGGAACTTAGGTCTTGATTATGCATTTTTCGATAACAGACTATATGGAAAATTCGATATCTATAAACGCAAAGTTGTTGGATTAATCTATAGCGTACAGGTTTCTCAACCCCCTTACACCAAATCAACCATGTATGAAAACATTGGTAATATGCAAAATACAGGCTGGGAATTTGAAATTGGAGGCGATGTTCTAAAAACAAGTAAATGGTCCTATAGGACATCTTTGAATTTAAGTCATAATGATACCAAGATCCTCAATCTTTGGGGTAATCAAACCTATTATGACTATGCCGATTTTCCGGCTCCCGGAAGTCCCGGAACTGCTATTCGTATCCAGGAAAATACAAAGGTTGGCAGCTTCTACATGTGGAAATTTGCCGGATTTGACAGCAATGGTGATTTTCTCCTCTATGACAAGGATGGAAAAGCTATCCCTGCAAGTCAGAAAACATTGGCTGACAAGCAATTCGTAGGCAATTTTGTTCCTAAACTGATGCTTGGATGGTCTCATAACCTGAGTTATAAAAACTGGGATTTGGGTGTGAACATGAGAAGCTGGATCAAATTTGACGTATACAATTCAATCAACATGTATTTTGGCCTTCAAAATGGTGCAGCCGGTCAGAATGTCCTGAAAACAGCTTATACCAAGTTTAAAGACGTCACCGGGCAGAAGCAATTATGTGACTATTTCCTGGAAGATGGTACATTCCTTAAAATTGATGCCATCAACCTGGCTTATAATTTGAATCTTAAGAAATATACCAGGCTTTTTGAAAAAGCCAGATTTTACGTAACGGCAAACAATGTCGCCACATTCACGAAATATAGCGGACAGGATCCTGAAATAGACGTGACCGGTTTGTCCGGTGGTATTGAATGGTTCAATGGCCTTTATCCGCAAGTTCGGAGTTATACATTTGGTGTTCAAGTCACATTTTAA
- a CDS encoding RagB/SusD family nutrient uptake outer membrane protein codes for MKNKIFSKIIYGIVGLVGIAGCSIEPTYYSEVVPSTFYSSQQNVWQRFYRPFTHWRWYEASSVYKWDLQEFGTDEVCLPTRGSDWLNGGIYQQVHHHVFTPDLGDVYNGWYGFSMGVALSWDALQDINKYVDFKALKFPEGTKESMETQLQTLVASFYLDGLDLFGGLPLYTSTNSNLKPRSTAQETFNFIDSLLNISIPNLPVKTTLGAMENGSINRAAGAALKARLYFNAKAYIGKDMFQECADICQDIIDGKYGKYALATDWTNIFGFNNETCPEIIWSVPSQNAFLENDGLYSRWQHYNTYKFLGSIDQEKGNNGMCLVPSLEPNGTNYKDDPKYGYKLGGAYAKFNSADVRKQPYVYLGSGKYRGMFIVGKLVNPVDGGTCTGSREYKGKTITMVDQVSYFKQLGTTAYPTVNDLPSTVATAEENSGVRLMKLSPMPNLTDRLLRCNPDIPVIRLSEIYYMLAECKLRLGYPDVAANLIETVRKRYFANGVDPNPVTKDNLDEYRMLDEWMEEFVGEGRRRTDLIRWGAYTTEAWWDHTPDNNSNLNRYPVPTLIMSSNNLLEQNPGY; via the coding sequence ATGAAAAACAAAATTTTCTCAAAAATTATATATGGTATAGTAGGATTGGTTGGTATAGCAGGCTGTAGTATTGAACCAACCTATTATTCTGAAGTTGTACCTTCTACATTTTATTCGAGCCAGCAGAATGTATGGCAGCGCTTTTACCGTCCGTTTACCCACTGGAGATGGTATGAAGCCAGTAGCGTTTATAAGTGGGATTTACAGGAATTTGGCACTGATGAGGTATGTTTACCTACCCGGGGAAGCGATTGGTTAAATGGAGGTATTTATCAACAGGTACACCATCACGTTTTTACTCCCGATTTAGGTGATGTGTATAATGGCTGGTATGGATTTTCAATGGGTGTCGCCCTTTCCTGGGATGCACTGCAGGATATTAATAAGTATGTCGATTTTAAAGCCCTGAAATTTCCGGAGGGTACAAAAGAATCAATGGAAACCCAACTTCAGACTTTGGTGGCTTCATTTTACCTGGATGGATTGGATCTTTTTGGCGGTTTGCCTTTATATACCAGCACAAACTCCAATCTCAAGCCAAGATCGACAGCTCAGGAAACATTTAATTTTATTGATTCCTTATTGAACATTTCTATTCCCAATTTGCCTGTAAAAACAACCCTGGGGGCAATGGAAAATGGAAGCATTAACCGTGCTGCCGGAGCAGCATTGAAAGCAAGGTTATATTTTAATGCCAAGGCATATATCGGAAAAGACATGTTTCAGGAATGTGCTGATATTTGCCAGGATATTATAGATGGTAAATATGGCAAATACGCATTGGCAACTGACTGGACCAATATTTTCGGCTTCAACAATGAAACCTGTCCTGAAATTATTTGGTCTGTTCCAAGTCAAAATGCTTTTCTTGAAAATGATGGTCTTTACTCCAGGTGGCAGCATTACAATACTTACAAATTTCTGGGTTCAATTGATCAGGAAAAAGGCAACAATGGTATGTGCCTGGTTCCATCCCTTGAACCTAATGGGACAAATTATAAGGATGATCCTAAATACGGATATAAATTGGGAGGTGCGTATGCGAAATTTAACAGTGCTGACGTTCGTAAACAACCCTATGTATATTTAGGGAGCGGCAAATACCGCGGGATGTTTATCGTAGGCAAACTGGTTAACCCGGTGGATGGGGGAACCTGTACAGGTAGCCGTGAATATAAGGGCAAAACCATTACTATGGTCGATCAGGTTTCTTATTTCAAACAACTTGGAACCACTGCTTATCCTACGGTCAATGATCTTCCTTCTACCGTTGCAACTGCAGAAGAAAATTCAGGGGTACGTCTGATGAAACTTAGCCCTATGCCTAATCTTACTGACCGGCTGTTGAGATGTAATCCGGATATTCCTGTCATCAGGCTTAGTGAAATTTATTACATGCTGGCAGAATGCAAACTGCGTTTGGGTTATCCTGACGTCGCAGCTAACTTGATTGAGACAGTACGTAAACGTTATTTTGCAAACGGTGTTGATCCCAACCCGGTTACCAAGGACAATCTGGACGAATACAGGATGCTTGATGAATGGATGGAAGAGTTTGTGGGAGAAGGACGCCGCCGTACCGACCTGATCAGATGGGGTGCTTATACCACCGAGGCATGGTGGGATCATACTCCCGATAATAATTCAAACCTGAACAGATATCCTGTTCCTACTTTGATTATGTCTTCAAATAACCTCCTGGAACAAAATCCCGGTTATTAA
- the glpT gene encoding glycerol-3-phosphate transporter, translating to MWNFLRPPAHKPLISEEKINPLYVKLRFQVFCGSFFGYAGYYFLRKNFSLVMNDLKAKGFDEADLGFALAAISIAYGISKFVMGSVSDRSNARRFLTIGLILSAFTMIAMGLIPALTSSVSIMFIVLFINGWFQGMGWPPCGRIMTHWFSANERGTKMSIWNVAHNVGGALMPLLAIWGCSLFCDWHAKLYFPGIAALVAAFIAYLLIRDTPQSCGLPNIELYRNDYPATYNESQEEEFTPKQIFIEYVFKNKLLWLIAVANAFIYLVRYGVLDWAPLYLNEVKHVSSTGGSIAYCFYELAGIAGTLLCGWLSDKVFKGRRAPVIILYMALVAVAVIVYWQNPAGHPVVDDLSLFATGFLIYGPVMMIGVQALDLVPKKAAGTAAGFTGLFGYLGGAVFANIFFGLIVKYFGWNAAFILLIAACILSILMIALIWNAEKRIHNNKANI from the coding sequence GTGTGGAATTTTTTACGACCTCCGGCTCACAAGCCATTGATATCAGAAGAGAAGATAAATCCCCTTTATGTAAAATTGAGGTTTCAGGTTTTTTGCGGATCTTTTTTTGGTTATGCCGGCTATTATTTTCTGAGGAAAAATTTTTCGCTGGTAATGAATGATCTTAAAGCAAAAGGTTTCGATGAGGCTGATCTGGGTTTTGCCCTTGCTGCAATTTCTATTGCCTATGGAATAAGTAAATTTGTCATGGGCTCTGTTTCGGATCGAAGCAATGCCCGGAGATTTCTGACTATAGGTTTGATCTTATCCGCTTTTACCATGATTGCAATGGGGTTGATACCTGCTTTAACCTCATCTGTGTCCATCATGTTTATTGTTTTATTTATAAATGGCTGGTTTCAGGGTATGGGGTGGCCCCCCTGCGGAAGAATAATGACCCATTGGTTCTCGGCAAACGAGCGGGGTACGAAAATGTCAATCTGGAATGTAGCCCATAATGTAGGAGGTGCACTTATGCCATTGTTGGCTATATGGGGCTGTTCCTTGTTTTGCGATTGGCATGCAAAATTGTATTTCCCTGGAATTGCTGCATTAGTGGCCGCTTTTATCGCCTATTTATTAATAAGGGATACACCACAGTCCTGTGGATTGCCCAATATTGAACTTTACCGTAATGATTATCCTGCTACATATAATGAAAGTCAGGAAGAAGAGTTTACACCCAAACAGATTTTTATTGAATATGTTTTTAAAAATAAGTTGCTTTGGCTGATTGCCGTTGCAAATGCTTTTATATACCTGGTGCGGTATGGTGTGTTGGACTGGGCTCCGTTATATTTGAACGAGGTAAAACATGTATCCTCCACCGGGGGAAGTATTGCCTATTGCTTTTATGAACTTGCCGGCATTGCCGGTACTTTGCTTTGCGGCTGGCTTTCTGATAAAGTATTTAAAGGACGCCGTGCTCCGGTTATTATCTTGTATATGGCTTTGGTCGCTGTTGCCGTCATTGTCTACTGGCAAAACCCGGCAGGACATCCGGTAGTTGATGACCTTTCATTATTTGCCACGGGATTTTTAATTTATGGACCGGTTATGATGATTGGCGTTCAGGCACTAGACCTTGTTCCTAAAAAAGCAGCCGGTACAGCTGCCGGTTTCACCGGTTTATTTGGTTATTTGGGAGGGGCCGTGTTTGCCAATATTTTTTTCGGACTCATTGTTAAATATTTCGGTTGGAATGCTGCCTTCATCCTTTTAATAGCTGCCTGTATTCTTTCAATTTTAATGATTGCTTTGATCTGGAATGCGGAGAAAAGAATTCATAACAATAAAGCTAACATATGA